ACCATTATGCGTGATACGGGAACAACTGTTTTCCCGCCTATGGTTACTTCCTTGCCGATAATCGTTTCGGTTGCGGCAATATGCTTAAGTTCAACCATTATTGATGACAGTAGTTCTTGAAGTTTGTTGGGCATTTCAGCCTCCTTTTCTTAGTTTTCTTATTATTCTTATTATCCCTAATTTGGGCAATTTCCAGGTAAAAATCAACATCTCTTTTATAAGGCAGCTAACTCTTGTTTCCATTCCGGCGATAATACTGGCGCTAAGCGAACCGCTCAAAAAATCCGGCTGATAGGCAATGGAAACCGATTCGCCAAGCATCGGCTTGATAGATTCTATCACGCCGTATGCTTCGCCGGTCATATCCGGCGAGCCTAAGCTGCCCTGCACCGATATATTCAAAAAATATCGGTCGGGAAATTTTAACAACCTGCCAATAAATTTACAAACTTCAAGCAGAACGTGCTTGATTATCTCAAATTCATTAATCGCTATCTGCAGGTATGATATTTTCTTTCGTCTTTTTATCGGTTTTGCAGTTTTTTCTCTTTGGGCAATCTCCTTTATTTCTTTTTTGGTTTCGGTTTTCTTCTTGCTGAAAACATACTTATATTCGAAAGGAGCAAATCTTACGGCAACGGCACCCGAGAATGTGTCCCGTATGATAAAATTAAATGATAATATTAAAGGATTAAACAGTAGATATAAGCAGATAATAAAAAGAAAAATTACTATGCCGATTATAATTGCCATTATTATTGTTTGTTGTTAATCGTTTTAAGCGCATGGCAAGCGGCATGTTGTTCAGCTTCCTTTTTGGATTTGCCTTGTCCTTCACCGTACGTGTCATTATTGATGATTACGCTTACTTTGAATATTTTATCGTGGTCAGGACCGATTTCATCTACCACTTTATAATAGGGCATGCTTTTCCCTCTTGCTTGAAGATATTCTAAGAGTTCGCCTTTATAGTTATGAAGTTTTTCATCATCGATGGTTTTCAGATAATCATTTAGAAGATACTTTTTTATAAGATTTTCAGCCGCTTTAATATCGCCATCAAGGAAAACCGCGCCAATCAGCGCCTCCATGGCATCCGCAGTTATCGAGAGTTTGGTTCTGCCGCCGGATTTATCTTCCTCGACGCTTAAATACAAATAATCACCAAGATTAAACGACAACGCCGCTCTCGATAGAATCACCTCATTGACAAGAGCGGCTTTCATGCGTGTTAGGTCGCCCTCATAAAGATTTCGATTTTTTTTATAAAGGAAGTTTGAGACTATCATACCCAATACGGCATCGCCTAAAAATTCAAGCCGTTCGTTTGAGACTAAGCCCGTATCTTTCAAGGAAGATCTATGTCTTAATGCCGTTTCTATCAACTCTCGATCCTTGAACCGGTAGCTTATCTCCTCCTCTAATTTACTTATAGAGTCAACTTTCTTACCAAATAATCGCTTTAGAAACCTCAAATTCAAATGCCATTAGCTATATTTTTTAATAAAAGCGATATGTTATGTCCTCCGAAGCCAAAGGAATTGGACAACATATATTCAATTTCATAGTCAATCGGACCATCATGAACAAAATACAAATCGCACTGCTCTTCCGGGTTTTCATGATTTGTAGTAGGATGCAGCTTCTTGTTTTTCATCTGAAGTAAGCTGGCAATTACCTCTACGGCTCCGGTAGCGCCCAGCAGATGGCCAGTCATAGACTTGGTTGAATTACACGGGATTTTTTTAGCTCTATCGCCAAAGACTTTTTGAATAGCCAGACATTCGGCAATATCGCCAAGTCCGGTGGATGTGCCATGTGTATTAATATAGTTAATATCATCTTTGCTGATACCGGCATCAGCAATAGCGGCCTGCATGCTTCTGGCGGCGCCGTCTCCATCAGGAGAGGGGGCTGTCATATGAAAAGCATCAGCGGACATACCCAAGCCTACCATTTCACCGTAGATTTTAGCGCCGCGCTTGCGGGCATGTTCCTCATTTTCGAGGACAATAATACCGGAGCCTTCGCTAATAATAAAACCATCTCTATCTTTATCGAATGGTCGCGAGGCTTTTTCGGGAGCGTCATTTCTTGTTGATAAAGCCTTAGCGTTGCAGAATCCGGCTATGGCGGTTACGGTAATTGCCGCCTCTGTGCCGCCAGTAATCATGATATCGGCGCTGCCGCGCTGAATAATCTGGAAAGCATCCCCGATTGCATTTGAACCGGAGGCGCAGGCGGATACTGCCGCATAATTTGGCCCTTTAAATCCAAGCCGAATCGATACCATTCCGGCTGACATGTCGGCAATCATCATAGGGATAAAAAATGGAGAAATCCTATTAGCTTTGCCTTCAACTACAAGTGAATGCTGGTTTTCAAATGTTATAATTCCCCCGATACCAGAACCAATAACAACGCCAGCGCGATTGGAATCATAATTGCCCTGACCTAATCCGGAATCATCATAAGCCATGTGCGCCGCGGCAATTGCGTACTGCTGCGACAAATCTACGCGTCGGCTTTCTTTCTTGGTCATGAAATCAAGCGGGTCGAATCCTTTGACCTCACCCGATATTTTGGAAGTCAGCTCAGAGCAATCGCACTTGGTGGTTAATCCTATTCCGGACTTGCCGTTTAAAAGGCTGTCCCGGAATTCATCAAGCGTATTGCCAATCGGAGACACCAACCCCATGCCGGTTATAACTACTTGGTTTCTCATAAGCTGTATCTTGCTTTAAATTAAAGATTTTTATTTAAATATTCGATAGCTTCGCCAACATTGGTAATCTTTGCCGCTTCATCCTCAGGAATCTGACAATCGAATTCCTCTTCGAGAGCCAAAATCAATTCAACCTGATCAAGTGAATCAGCATCAAGATCATCAACAAAACTGGCATTAGGGGTAACTTTCTCAGCGTCGACATTTAAACTATCAACAATAATATTCTTTACTCTTTCTTCGATAGAAGCCATTATTTCCTCCTTAACATATGTTCAAATTACTACAATTTACATAACCATTCCGCCATCGACATTTATCACCTGACCGGTAATATACGAGGCGGCATCCGAAATCAAAAATAAAACAAGACTGGCAATATCCTTAGGAACGCCGGGTTTCTTTAAGGGAATAACATTCAAGAAAGCGTCTTTAACATCTTGGGAGAGATTTTCGGTCATTTCGGTTTGAATATAAC
The DNA window shown above is from Candidatus Zixiibacteriota bacterium and carries:
- a CDS encoding acyl carrier protein; the protein is MASIEERVKNIIVDSLNVDAEKVTPNASFVDDLDADSLDQVELILALEEEFDCQIPEDEAAKITNVGEAIEYLNKNL
- the fabF gene encoding beta-ketoacyl-ACP synthase II; amino-acid sequence: MRNQVVITGMGLVSPIGNTLDEFRDSLLNGKSGIGLTTKCDCSELTSKISGEVKGFDPLDFMTKKESRRVDLSQQYAIAAAHMAYDDSGLGQGNYDSNRAGVVIGSGIGGIITFENQHSLVVEGKANRISPFFIPMMIADMSAGMVSIRLGFKGPNYAAVSACASGSNAIGDAFQIIQRGSADIMITGGTEAAITVTAIAGFCNAKALSTRNDAPEKASRPFDKDRDGFIISEGSGIIVLENEEHARKRGAKIYGEMVGLGMSADAFHMTAPSPDGDGAARSMQAAIADAGISKDDINYINTHGTSTGLGDIAECLAIQKVFGDRAKKIPCNSTKSMTGHLLGATGAVEVIASLLQMKNKKLHPTTNHENPEEQCDLYFVHDGPIDYEIEYMLSNSFGFGGHNISLLLKNIANGI
- the rnc gene encoding ribonuclease III codes for the protein MRFLKRLFGKKVDSISKLEEEISYRFKDRELIETALRHRSSLKDTGLVSNERLEFLGDAVLGMIVSNFLYKKNRNLYEGDLTRMKAALVNEVILSRAALSFNLGDYLYLSVEEDKSGGRTKLSITADAMEALIGAVFLDGDIKAAENLIKKYLLNDYLKTIDDEKLHNYKGELLEYLQARGKSMPYYKVVDEIGPDHDKIFKVSVIINNDTYGEGQGKSKKEAEQHAACHALKTINNKQ